The following nucleotide sequence is from Longimicrobium sp..
GAGCCGTTCGGCCACGCCTTACGCCGCACCGGGGCTGGCGCCCCGGAGGCCCCCTCCCCCGCTGCGGCGGTAGAGGGGAACGCCTCGGCGCTGCGCGCGACGGAATCGCGTGCGGGATACGGGTGAAGCCTCGCGCGGTTTGCGAGGCTTTCCGTGGTTCCAGCGAGTGTGTTTACGCACTCGCGGCCAGCGCCCGCCTCACGCACTCACGCACTCACGCACTTCTACTGCTGCCCGGAGGACATCGAGGTGCGGCCGGCGCGGAAGGCGAAGCTGCCGGCGAGCAGGGGGTAGGGATTGGTGTTCACGCCGTCCCACCAGCGGGTGGGGTCCGGCACGGTGGAGACGGAGAAGTGGAGGTGGTAGTTGCCGGCGCCGGCGTTCCCCGTGTCGCCCACGTAGGCGATCACCTGGCCGCGCAGAACGGGGAGCCCTTCGCGCAGGCCGGCGGCGTAGCGCTGGAGGTGGGCGTAGTAGTAGACGGTGCGCCCGTCGGGGTCCAGCTGGTAAATGGTGGTGCCGCCATTGCTGCTCTGGCGCAGCTTCAGGATCGTCCCGTCCGCCGCCGCCAGCACGGGGGTGCCGCCCGGCGCCATGATGTCGATGGCGTGGTGCACCCGCCCGCCGGAGCGCGCGGC
It contains:
- a CDS encoding M23 family metallopeptidase, which gives rise to MTPLRRRARVRAVFPRGAARLAAAALLLPLAACYPRSELATSPQPRYERERPAPERRERTEAPRPEAYVAPGASLAIPVRGVRPEQLEDSYYAARSGGRVHHAIDIMAPGGTPVLAAADGTILKLRQSSNGGTTIYQLDPDGRTVYYYAHLQRYAAGLREGLPVLRGQVIAYVGDTGNAGAGNYHLHFSVSTVPDPTRWWDGVNTNPYPLLAGSFAFRAGRTSMSSGQQ